A segment of the Capnocytophaga sp. ARDL2 genome:
CAAAATAACTCTCCTCTCTATTAAAACACATTGCAAGTTTTTCCCTAATCTGATTTATATAATAAAAAAGATTTCGTTTTCTTTTGTTATAAACACTTCTTTCTATTTTGTTTTTCAAAGAATTAGGTATTTTTCTAAAGAGTTGTAATTCACTATCAATACTTAAATATTCTGCTGTTAAATTTAAACTCACCAATTCTAAATCACTCATTTTTGGCTTTCTCCTTTGATAAGGTAAAAGTTGATGAGGAAAAAAATCTTCTAAAACTTCTAAAATTCTTTCGTATATTTGCTCTAAGTTGTTCATTTTTTATTTGTTTTAGCGAACTAAATATACTGAATTTCAGTTAAATGAACAACTTTTTTTATTTTATTTCATAATGCACAACAGGTTTAAAAAATAATTATCAAAGCTCAAGGAGGGTAAATGTGAAATTTTGTTTAGAAAATTATTTATAATTCCTTGTTGATAGTAGGAAATTACCATAGAGACAAACAAAATACATACTGTTTTATTGAATAAAAAATAGTGTATTTTAATTTGTTGATTATGATTTTTGTTAAAAAAAGGATTTTTTTTGATTTTCTGATTTTTTTTGATTTTTTTTGAAAATTATTAATCAATATATCATATATGTATGCGTAGAAGAAGTTTGTTAGGCTTTTTATTAATTAGCCTATTTTCCTGTCAAAACGAGTTTTCTTTAGATGCCAAAAGCAGTGAAACCGAAAACTTGGAAACTGCTGTTAGTACTGTTGTTACTATTGATCAAGCCAAAAAATCTGCTGTTAATTTCTTGAATAGAAAAACAAACCAAGCAAAAGGCTTACCAGTTTTTTCTGTTAATGAAATCGAAGAGGTACAAACCATTGAAAACGACAGAGGAGTTCCTATTATGTATGCTATAAACCTTGCTAATAACAAAGGTTTTGTGGTACTATCTGCTTCTATATTTGAAAAGCCTATATTGGCGTATAGTAATTTTGGAAAATTTGATTTTGAGAATATAGAAGAGTACGGAGGGGTTGTAGATTGGGCATATACTAAGTATTTGAAGATTGATAATCTTATTACAAAAAATGTGAGACCAAATGCAGATGTAATCGCTCAATGGAATGTTGTAAATCCAGAACTCTCTATTGGTATAGCAGATAGCGATGGAAACATAATTTCTTTACCACCTTTATCACCAATAGAAATTGTGAATCAGGAGGATGTGACAGAAACTTATGGACCTCATCTAACAACAGCTTGGGGACAAAGTTTAAGTACAACACCAGGATTTAGTATTATTGGATATAACAACTTTGTTAGATTCAACAATTGCCCTCAAGGGACTGCTCCTACAGGTTGTGTAGCAACTGCTGTAGCACAGATTATGAAATACTACAATCATCCAAATATTTACGAAATCAACAATATGCCTAATGTGGTAACAGAACAAAATTATACTACTTCCGAGGCTCATAATGTTGCATATTTTATGCAAGATATTGGTGCTAAAGTTTCTATGAGTTATTCTTGTACAGGATCAGGAGCTTATTCTTCTGACGCAAGAAATGCATTAGTTACTCATTATAGCTATAATGCTTCTAATGTTATGAACTTAAACACTGATGATTTAGTAAATGATTTAATAAATTCTAAACCTGTTTATTTAGATGGCTGTGGAATAAGAAAGATAAAAACGAGACCTAAAAAAATAGGTGTTTTTGGATGGACAATAGGTAAGACAACATATTCATATGAAAATTGTCATGCTTGGGTAGCTGATGGGTATGAAGCTATTTATCGAACTACCACATATAATAATGGCTATACCGATACAATAAAAATAGCAAGCGTGATAAATATGAATTGGGGGTGGAATGGACAATATAACGGTTGGTATGATTATGAAAATTGGAATGAATCTAACGGAGATCCTTCGTTAAATTATATTTATCAACAACATATGATTAATAACATAAATCCGAGATAATTATGAAAAAGTTAGTTTATTTATTTATGAGTTTATTTGTTTTCGTTGGGTGTAATACATCTGATGAAAAAACCAGCGAAGAAAATTTTGATTGTAATTTTCTACATTTAAGTTTTTTAGATGAACAGGGAAATGATTTGTTTCAAACAAATGTTTACAAAGAAGAAAAGCTTAGTGTAATTGTGACGGATGAAAATTGGAACGATTTATATTTTACAAGCGGTCGTCGCAATGGTCAAAAAATGGAAAATGTAGAAGGGTATGCAAAGGTTCATTATATAGGGAATTCAACTCCAAAAGTGATAATATTAATGTTGATTTATGAACATTTGCTAGAAAACAACGAGGTAACTTCTTATTACAAATTGCAATATGATGATAATAAATTTGATTATATAAAGATTATTGCAGAAAAGGGAAAAAGATCTTTTTATATTCGAAAGGT
Coding sequences within it:
- a CDS encoding C10 family peptidase, whose protein sequence is MRRRSLLGFLLISLFSCQNEFSLDAKSSETENLETAVSTVVTIDQAKKSAVNFLNRKTNQAKGLPVFSVNEIEEVQTIENDRGVPIMYAINLANNKGFVVLSASIFEKPILAYSNFGKFDFENIEEYGGVVDWAYTKYLKIDNLITKNVRPNADVIAQWNVVNPELSIGIADSDGNIISLPPLSPIEIVNQEDVTETYGPHLTTAWGQSLSTTPGFSIIGYNNFVRFNNCPQGTAPTGCVATAVAQIMKYYNHPNIYEINNMPNVVTEQNYTTSEAHNVAYFMQDIGAKVSMSYSCTGSGAYSSDARNALVTHYSYNASNVMNLNTDDLVNDLINSKPVYLDGCGIRKIKTRPKKIGVFGWTIGKTTYSYENCHAWVADGYEAIYRTTTYNNGYTDTIKIASVINMNWGWNGQYNGWYDYENWNESNGDPSLNYIYQQHMINNINPR